In a single window of the Tellurirhabdus bombi genome:
- a CDS encoding DUF481 domain-containing protein, translating into MAQNSALDSLSRVKAGADTLLVADTVRVDSTLAAKKQPVADTVSASKVSGFHYKLTADGTLTAGNVNRALIQTSAALDWAVSPRFRLTSNPTFAYGKQNNQLNERELFGDLRTTYRHDRPFYYLGFGSLENSNLRKITTRTIGGAGVGYKIIRRKNAYLSLTNVFLYENTNFVELADINVLRNSTRIFGEYQWQNGRFLLNHTVFLQPALDENNFRWNGNISLQMQLTARVGLRTMIQNSYESIVAPDRKRNDFRWTFGISLASK; encoded by the coding sequence ATGGCCCAGAATAGTGCTTTAGATAGCCTGAGCCGTGTTAAAGCAGGAGCAGATACGCTGCTGGTGGCGGATACAGTGCGTGTCGACAGTACGCTGGCTGCCAAAAAACAACCCGTCGCCGATACCGTTTCGGCCAGTAAAGTCTCGGGTTTTCACTACAAGCTAACGGCAGATGGAACCCTGACCGCCGGAAACGTGAACCGGGCTTTAATCCAGACGTCTGCGGCGCTCGACTGGGCCGTAAGCCCGCGTTTTCGGCTGACCAGTAACCCGACGTTTGCATACGGGAAACAGAACAACCAGCTTAATGAACGCGAATTATTCGGGGATCTCCGCACGACGTACAGGCATGACCGTCCGTTTTACTACCTGGGCTTTGGCTCGCTGGAAAACAGCAATCTTCGAAAAATAACGACCCGAACCATCGGGGGAGCCGGGGTAGGCTATAAAATCATTCGCCGAAAAAATGCATATTTGTCGTTAACAAATGTCTTTCTGTACGAGAACACGAATTTTGTTGAGTTGGCGGATATCAATGTGCTCCGTAATTCAACCCGAATATTTGGTGAATACCAATGGCAGAATGGCCGATTTTTGTTAAACCATACTGTCTTTCTCCAACCGGCACTCGATGAGAATAACTTCCGCTGGAATGGAAACATTAGCTTACAAATGCAGTTGACCGCTCGGGTTGGCCTGCGGACCATGATTCAGAATTCGTACGAGAGTATTGTTGCTCCCGATCGGAAGCGGAACGATTTCCGCTGGACATTCGGGATTAGCTTGGCAAGTAAGTAA
- a CDS encoding PAS domain-containing protein codes for MHDFSSQEVKVNKTLTELRSFPVACMEIFMLEQAQLRKAQQEARVLQQLASAFKWKVRRNYSEALKEGRTLVVTDAAKRILWTNHRFLTMTGYTIQEAIGQTPNFLQGIETDSTTVRRLSEKLRKSAKSPRAYSVQETLLNYRKNGEPYWCEIRIDPLVNHDGQLTHYMAVEREITNHLVAV; via the coding sequence ATGCATGATTTTTCTTCTCAGGAAGTAAAAGTGAACAAAACCCTGACCGAGTTGAGGTCTTTTCCCGTTGCGTGCATGGAAATTTTCATGCTGGAGCAGGCGCAGTTACGGAAAGCGCAGCAGGAGGCACGGGTTCTTCAACAGCTTGCATCGGCCTTCAAATGGAAAGTACGCCGGAATTATTCGGAAGCCTTGAAGGAAGGGCGGACCCTGGTGGTAACAGATGCCGCTAAGCGAATTCTGTGGACGAATCATCGTTTTCTGACCATGACGGGTTACACCATCCAGGAGGCTATTGGACAAACACCCAACTTTTTGCAGGGAATAGAGACCGACTCGACTACGGTGAGGCGGCTATCCGAAAAACTACGAAAGTCCGCAAAAAGCCCGCGTGCTTATTCTGTGCAGGAAACGCTATTGAATTACCGAAAAAATGGCGAGCCTTACTGGTGCGAAATCCGAATTGATCCGCTCGTAAACCACGATGGGCAACTGACCCATTATATGGCTGTAGAGCGGGAAATCACAAATCACTTAGTAGCGGTTTAG
- a CDS encoding 3'-5' exonuclease — protein sequence MFSIVDIETTGGIGGPTRLTEIAVFRHDGLRVIDSFHSLLNPGCPIPPFISRLTGITDEMVENAPTFADVAAQVERLTENAIFVAHNAPFDYGFLKKEFGWLDLAFERNKLCTVWLSRRIFPGLPSYSLGKLCDSLNIPLIDRHRAIGDAAATVQLFEMLLLNDQNRLINY from the coding sequence ATGTTTTCAATAGTTGACATAGAAACAACAGGGGGAATTGGTGGACCAACCCGTCTGACAGAGATTGCCGTTTTCCGACACGATGGACTTCGTGTTATTGACTCGTTTCATTCCCTGCTCAATCCGGGCTGCCCGATTCCGCCGTTTATCAGTCGCCTGACTGGTATTACCGACGAGATGGTCGAAAATGCTCCGACCTTTGCCGATGTGGCCGCCCAGGTGGAACGCCTCACCGAGAACGCGATTTTTGTCGCCCACAACGCTCCGTTCGACTACGGTTTTCTCAAGAAGGAATTTGGCTGGCTCGATCTGGCCTTTGAGCGCAATAAACTTTGTACAGTCTGGTTAAGCCGCCGGATTTTCCCCGGGCTTCCTTCTTATAGCCTTGGCAAACTTTGCGATTCGTTAAATATTCCGTTAATCGACCGACACCGAGCCATAGGCGATGCCGCTGCTACGGTGCAACTGTTCGAGATGCTGCTTTTAAACGATCAAAATCGGCTGATTAATTACTAA
- a CDS encoding porin family protein: protein MFTARLSVLFVFLFTSFVATAQISGHFAVKAGANLSLTAQEGVTSFESKLRNDLHLGGLYRLRINSFVLQPELMYSNKGGRFRGTQGTRETIRNSYRYISAPIMLGWIPTEGLTLQAGPEFSYALNTPTSNGPGVRNDLGIAVGVHYDFLDAVDKFSLNLRYIYGLKDISINPIVERYNRTFQASIVYNFYKKKKK, encoded by the coding sequence ATGTTTACAGCCAGACTTTCCGTTCTTTTTGTATTTCTGTTTACCTCTTTTGTCGCAACGGCTCAGATTTCGGGTCATTTTGCCGTTAAAGCCGGTGCCAACTTATCCCTTACTGCCCAGGAAGGCGTTACGTCTTTTGAATCCAAACTGAGAAACGACCTTCATCTGGGTGGGCTTTACCGCCTCAGAATCAACAGCTTTGTTCTGCAACCAGAGTTGATGTACTCGAATAAAGGAGGCCGCTTTAGAGGTACTCAAGGCACGCGCGAAACCATTCGCAACAGTTACCGCTACATCAGTGCGCCTATCATGCTGGGCTGGATTCCTACGGAAGGGCTGACGTTACAAGCCGGCCCGGAGTTTAGCTACGCGCTCAACACACCTACCAGCAACGGGCCGGGCGTGCGGAACGACCTTGGGATTGCCGTTGGTGTTCATTATGATTTTCTGGATGCAGTCGATAAATTTAGCCTCAACCTGCGCTACATCTACGGCCTGAAAGACATTTCAATCAATCCTATTGTGGAGCGCTACAACCGAACGTTTCAGGCGTCAATTGTGTATAATTTTTATAAAAAGAAAAAGAAATAA
- a CDS encoding YqgE/AlgH family protein, with amino-acid sequence MTTPTVTNGCLLVAEPFLGDSNFERSVVLVCEHNEDGTFGLVLNQIAQVKLNDVLTEEMYHDYSLYVGGPVQQNTLHYIHRLGDLLDDSISLGNGLYWSGNFEQLKQLINAGTVRENDIRFFVGYSGWSDGQLEEEMSQKAWIISQTDADFIFDTPSDQFWRGVLRRMGGQYRVLSHYPVDPRLN; translated from the coding sequence ATGACCACACCGACCGTCACAAATGGATGCCTGCTTGTTGCCGAGCCTTTTTTAGGTGATTCAAACTTCGAGCGCAGTGTTGTATTGGTTTGCGAACACAATGAGGACGGCACATTCGGCCTGGTGCTCAACCAGATCGCCCAGGTGAAGCTCAACGATGTGCTTACCGAAGAAATGTACCACGATTATTCACTTTATGTCGGCGGACCCGTCCAACAAAATACGCTGCACTACATTCACCGCCTGGGTGATTTGCTCGATGACTCGATTAGCCTGGGCAACGGGCTTTACTGGAGCGGCAACTTCGAACAATTAAAACAACTCATTAACGCAGGCACCGTTCGCGAAAACGACATTCGTTTTTTTGTGGGTTATTCGGGCTGGTCGGATGGGCAACTGGAAGAGGAAATGAGCCAGAAAGCCTGGATTATTTCGCAGACCGACGCCGATTTTATTTTTGATACGCCTTCCGACCAATTCTGGCGCGGCGTACTGCGGCGCATGGGCGGACAGTACCGCGTCTTGTCGCATTATCCGGTCGATCCCAGGCTGAATTAA
- a CDS encoding DUF5690 family protein, translating to MRFKSLLQHKIFFLIFGSIAAFCTYASMFGFRKGITAVAFEGVEFAGISYKIWLITAQVLGYALSKRIGVKVVAEMKPARRALSILIFIGLSEVALLGFALVPPPYNIIFLLLNGLPLGLVYGTVFGFLEGRQQTDALVAALTASFIFASGLVKTVALTIKASWGVSEYWLPFATGLLFVLPLLVSVWMLALLPPPTPEDERLRTERRPMNRQERRQFVKTFSFGLTTLIVSYVILSAFRDIRDNFAPEILSAAGITNPAVFTQTETTVALLILVLMGSLQLVRDNFQAFRLINGVMLLAAVLIGVSTWLYQAGILSPGVWFTLVGVGIYGCYVPCNGLYFERLVASFRYVSTVGFIITLADYYGYLGSVAILLYKNFGQPNISFLTFFVYAAYGVSIVYSLLLVISYNYFQRKKKETLAVVV from the coding sequence ATGCGTTTCAAGTCACTTCTTCAGCATAAGATTTTCTTCTTGATTTTTGGGTCAATTGCTGCCTTTTGCACCTATGCCTCTATGTTTGGCTTCCGAAAAGGCATTACCGCCGTTGCCTTTGAAGGAGTTGAGTTTGCCGGAATCAGTTACAAAATCTGGCTGATTACGGCGCAGGTGCTGGGTTACGCGCTGTCGAAGCGAATAGGGGTGAAGGTCGTGGCGGAAATGAAACCGGCGCGGCGGGCGCTAAGTATTTTGATTTTTATCGGTCTTTCCGAAGTGGCGCTGCTGGGGTTTGCGCTGGTTCCACCGCCTTACAACATTATTTTTTTACTGCTGAATGGCTTGCCCCTGGGATTGGTCTACGGAACAGTTTTTGGCTTTTTGGAAGGTCGTCAGCAAACGGATGCCCTGGTTGCGGCCCTGACGGCTTCGTTTATTTTTGCTTCCGGGCTGGTCAAAACGGTTGCACTAACGATCAAAGCGTCGTGGGGCGTTTCGGAGTACTGGCTACCGTTTGCAACCGGGTTGCTTTTTGTTCTTCCGTTGTTGGTGTCGGTCTGGATGCTGGCGTTGCTGCCACCGCCCACGCCCGAAGACGAGCGCCTGCGCACCGAGCGCCGCCCGATGAACCGCCAGGAGCGACGGCAGTTTGTCAAAACTTTTTCCTTCGGCCTGACCACGCTAATTGTGTCGTATGTGATACTTTCGGCCTTCCGCGATATTCGTGACAATTTTGCACCGGAGATTTTATCAGCGGCTGGCATTACCAACCCCGCCGTGTTTACGCAGACCGAAACGACCGTAGCCCTGCTGATTTTGGTGCTGATGGGCTCGCTCCAACTCGTTCGCGATAATTTCCAGGCATTCCGGTTGATTAATGGCGTTATGTTGCTGGCCGCTGTCTTAATTGGCGTGAGTACGTGGCTGTACCAGGCGGGTATTTTATCGCCGGGCGTTTGGTTTACGCTGGTTGGCGTAGGCATCTACGGGTGCTATGTGCCTTGCAATGGGCTTTATTTCGAGCGCCTGGTGGCTTCGTTTCGCTACGTTAGTACCGTGGGCTTCATTATTACCCTGGCCGATTATTACGGCTATCTGGGCAGTGTAGCCATTTTGCTCTACAAAAATTTCGGGCAGCCCAACATCAGCTTTCTTACCTTTTTTGTTTACGCGGCCTATGGCGTGTCCATTGTCTATAGCCTGCTGCTGGTGATTTCGTACAATTACTTTCAGCGAAAGAAAAAAGAAACGCTGGCGGTTGTGGTATGA
- the pyk gene encoding pyruvate kinase: MSFKRTKIVATVGPASESKEQLLALAKAGVNVFRLNFSHGDHAEHLVRIQRIRELNEEHGLNLCILQDLQGPKIRVGKVENNEGVILLPGNKLTFTNEELIGTAERVSTPYKGMYHDVRPDERILLDDGKLEVKVIGIDGTDVVTEVVYGGPLKSKKGVNLPNTKVSIPSVTEKDYADLEFGLEHDVEWIALSFVRQASEILEVKEYIQSKGKTARVVAKIEKPEAIDNIDEIIEATDAIMVARGDLGVELPAEDVPMIQKMLVEKSNKAGKPVIVATQMLESMIDAARPTRAEINDVANSVLDGADAVMLSAETASGKYPILAVENMSRTIQKVEALSDSIYFRYHAYVNEHPTENVLNDNVVMSACRLARDTHAKAIIGITTSGYTAVRLSHHRPKAALFVCTTDRRLMNTLGLYWGVYVLPYIPAQEASVDQTVNEIKEKLKEQGVISEGDIYVNVLSMPMSKHRKTNTVRLSITE; the protein is encoded by the coding sequence ATGTCATTCAAAAGAACTAAGATTGTTGCAACGGTCGGTCCGGCGTCCGAAAGTAAAGAACAGCTGTTAGCACTGGCCAAAGCTGGTGTAAACGTTTTCCGGCTTAATTTCTCCCACGGCGACCACGCTGAACACCTTGTCCGTATCCAGCGCATTCGCGAACTGAACGAAGAACACGGTCTGAACCTCTGCATCCTGCAAGACTTACAAGGCCCTAAAATCCGTGTTGGAAAGGTAGAAAACAACGAGGGCGTTATCCTGTTACCGGGCAACAAACTGACCTTTACAAACGAAGAGCTGATCGGTACCGCCGAGCGCGTCAGCACGCCTTACAAAGGCATGTACCACGACGTTCGCCCCGACGAGCGCATCCTGCTTGACGACGGAAAACTGGAAGTAAAAGTGATCGGTATCGATGGCACAGACGTCGTTACGGAAGTTGTTTACGGAGGTCCGCTGAAATCGAAGAAAGGCGTTAACCTGCCAAACACGAAGGTGTCGATTCCTTCAGTAACTGAAAAAGACTACGCTGACCTGGAATTTGGTCTGGAACACGACGTTGAGTGGATTGCTCTTTCGTTTGTTCGCCAGGCGTCTGAAATTCTGGAAGTAAAAGAATACATTCAGTCTAAAGGCAAAACCGCCCGTGTGGTGGCTAAAATTGAGAAGCCGGAAGCGATCGATAACATCGACGAAATTATCGAAGCAACGGACGCGATCATGGTGGCCCGGGGTGACCTCGGGGTTGAACTTCCTGCGGAAGACGTGCCCATGATTCAGAAGATGCTGGTTGAAAAGTCCAATAAGGCGGGCAAACCGGTTATCGTAGCGACGCAAATGCTCGAAAGCATGATCGACGCTGCTCGTCCAACCCGCGCCGAAATCAACGACGTTGCTAACTCTGTTCTGGATGGTGCTGATGCCGTGATGCTTAGCGCCGAGACGGCTTCCGGTAAATACCCAATTCTGGCTGTTGAAAACATGTCGCGGACCATCCAGAAAGTAGAAGCTCTCTCGGATTCCATTTATTTCCGGTACCACGCTTACGTTAATGAGCACCCAACCGAAAACGTGTTGAATGACAACGTGGTGATGAGCGCCTGCCGTCTGGCTCGCGATACGCACGCCAAAGCAATCATCGGCATTACGACTTCGGGTTATACGGCAGTTCGCCTGTCGCACCACCGCCCGAAAGCGGCTCTTTTCGTTTGCACCACCGACCGCCGATTGATGAACACACTTGGTTTGTACTGGGGTGTTTACGTGCTGCCTTACATCCCGGCACAAGAAGCCAGCGTTGACCAAACCGTTAACGAAATCAAGGAAAAACTCAAAGAACAAGGCGTGATTTCGGAGGGTGATATTTACGTCAATGTGTTGAGTATGCCGATGTCGAAGCACCGGAAAACCAACACCGTGCGTTTGTCGATTACCGAATAA
- a CDS encoding APC family permease, with protein sequence MIQPKLSVFDLIMIVVSLVIGVGIFRTPAIVAQSAGTPTLFFAAWIVGGLVSLCGALTFAEIGARYHFPGGFYKLISTAFHPVFAFMLNWVIVLTYGAGNVGVALIGAEYINPLLPDALHNQMGLNGTAIALVLLFYVINLLGIRSGSRTQNILSSLKIVLMAILCLGVFMSSASGDAGVPSAVGQNSPLLAFATSLIAVFYTYGGYQQTLNFGADIKNPTRNTARGIIGGMLLIMALYLLLNYAYYHQLGFAGLTGSKLVAADLAQAMFGTWGFRLASVAIFVSVLGYLNASLLSLPRVYYAMADDGILPPIFKRVNERTQTQEFALTFLVAIMLLSLLVLGAFEKIVSYVMSVDSIALASAAATLFVFRKRVKGQDTHTGFKIGLYPWIPLLFVLFLIGVSLNVIINDPIPAAIGWGLFFSGAPLYYVLKKIV encoded by the coding sequence ATGATTCAACCTAAGCTCTCTGTTTTCGACCTCATTATGATTGTAGTCAGCCTCGTTATTGGGGTTGGCATTTTTCGAACACCGGCTATCGTTGCCCAATCGGCAGGTACCCCCACTCTTTTCTTTGCCGCCTGGATCGTTGGCGGACTTGTGAGTTTGTGCGGGGCGCTGACTTTTGCAGAAATCGGGGCGCGTTACCATTTTCCGGGGGGCTTTTACAAACTAATCTCCACAGCCTTTCACCCGGTTTTTGCCTTCATGCTGAACTGGGTGATTGTGCTGACCTACGGCGCGGGCAACGTGGGCGTGGCACTCATCGGCGCCGAATACATCAATCCGCTCCTGCCCGACGCCCTGCACAACCAGATGGGCCTTAACGGCACCGCCATCGCGCTGGTACTGCTGTTTTACGTCATCAATCTCCTCGGCATCCGTTCGGGCTCCCGCACGCAGAACATCCTCAGTAGCCTTAAAATCGTGCTGATGGCTATTTTATGCCTGGGCGTTTTCATGAGTTCCGCTTCGGGAGATGCTGGTGTACCGTCAGCCGTCGGCCAGAACTCGCCGCTGCTGGCCTTTGCAACGTCGCTCATTGCCGTTTTTTATACGTACGGCGGCTACCAGCAGACGCTTAACTTCGGAGCCGATATTAAGAATCCAACCCGCAACACGGCCCGCGGTATCATTGGCGGCATGCTGCTGATCATGGCCTTGTATCTGCTGCTGAATTACGCTTATTACCATCAACTGGGTTTTGCCGGACTTACGGGCTCCAAGCTCGTTGCGGCTGACCTGGCCCAGGCGATGTTTGGTACGTGGGGCTTTCGACTGGCTTCGGTTGCCATTTTTGTTTCTGTTTTGGGGTATTTAAATGCCAGCCTTTTGTCGCTGCCCCGCGTCTACTACGCCATGGCCGACGATGGCATTTTACCGCCCATTTTCAAGCGCGTCAACGAACGCACGCAGACGCAGGAATTTGCCCTGACTTTCCTGGTGGCGATTATGCTGCTGTCTTTGCTGGTTCTGGGAGCTTTCGAAAAAATTGTCAGTTATGTGATGTCGGTCGATAGCATTGCACTGGCTAGTGCAGCAGCCACTTTGTTTGTCTTTCGGAAGCGCGTGAAAGGACAGGATACGCATACGGGCTTTAAAATCGGGCTTTACCCGTGGATACCGCTGCTTTTCGTGCTCTTTCTGATTGGCGTTTCTCTGAACGTCATTATCAATGATCCGATTCCGGCAGCCATTGGTTGGGGGCTTTTTTTCAGCGGAGCGCCCTTGTATTATGTGCTGAAAAAAATTGTTTAG
- a CDS encoding nucleoside recognition domain-containing protein gives MALNYIWVGFFLVAFLIALFKLIFLGDTEIFKTIVEGLFDSSKVAVMDIALPLAGVMTFFLGLLNIGEKAGAINFLARIIGPFFNKLFPEVPKNHPANGQMIMNFSANMLGLDNAATPFGLKAMQSLQELNPQKDTASNAQIMFLVLHTSGLTIIPLGIMAQRAILGAKDPSDIFIPCLIGTYVATVCSMFIVALKQRINLFNGLVMGWLGGITTFLVLALWYLSSLPKEEIEQVSKVVGNVTLFVIIVAFLLGALRKKVDIFDAFIEGAKGGFETSVRIIPYLVGMLVAISALRNSGAMAYVVDGMKYLIGLMGVNTDFTDALPVALMRPLSGSASRALMIDAMKEFGPDSFVGRLSCIFQGAADTTFYIVALYFGSVGIKKTRYAIVAGLTADFIGVLAGIALGYFFFH, from the coding sequence ATGGCTCTTAATTATATCTGGGTAGGTTTTTTCCTGGTTGCCTTCCTGATTGCGCTTTTTAAGTTAATTTTTCTGGGTGATACGGAAATTTTCAAGACCATTGTTGAGGGCCTTTTTGATTCGTCGAAAGTTGCGGTAATGGACATTGCCTTGCCACTGGCGGGCGTGATGACCTTCTTTCTAGGCCTGCTTAATATTGGCGAAAAAGCGGGAGCCATCAACTTTCTGGCGCGCATCATCGGCCCCTTTTTCAACAAATTGTTTCCCGAAGTACCGAAAAACCATCCGGCCAATGGGCAGATGATCATGAATTTTTCGGCCAACATGCTCGGTCTCGACAACGCGGCCACACCCTTTGGTCTGAAAGCAATGCAAAGTTTACAGGAGCTGAACCCGCAGAAAGACACCGCTTCCAACGCCCAGATTATGTTTCTGGTGTTGCATACGTCCGGCCTGACGATTATTCCTTTGGGTATTATGGCGCAACGGGCGATTTTAGGAGCCAAAGACCCCTCCGATATTTTTATTCCCTGCCTCATCGGAACTTACGTAGCCACGGTTTGCAGCATGTTCATTGTTGCGCTAAAGCAGCGAATCAATCTGTTTAACGGACTGGTAATGGGCTGGTTGGGCGGCATCACGACGTTTCTGGTGCTGGCGTTGTGGTATCTGTCGTCGCTGCCTAAGGAAGAGATTGAGCAGGTGTCCAAAGTGGTGGGGAACGTCACCTTGTTCGTCATTATCGTCGCGTTCCTGCTTGGCGCACTGCGCAAGAAAGTGGATATTTTCGATGCCTTTATCGAAGGCGCGAAAGGTGGCTTTGAAACTTCCGTCCGAATTATTCCGTACTTGGTCGGGATGCTGGTAGCCATCAGCGCGTTGCGAAATTCGGGTGCTATGGCCTACGTGGTCGATGGCATGAAATACCTGATTGGTTTGATGGGCGTTAATACAGATTTTACCGATGCTTTGCCCGTGGCGCTGATGCGCCCCCTGAGCGGAAGCGCGTCACGGGCGCTGATGATCGACGCCATGAAGGAATTTGGCCCGGATTCGTTCGTAGGGCGCTTATCGTGTATTTTTCAGGGGGCAGCCGATACAACATTTTACATTGTTGCGTTGTATTTTGGTTCAGTAGGTATTAAGAAAACCCGCTATGCCATCGTGGCCGGACTCACTGCCGACTTCATCGGCGTGCTGGCTGGCATCGCGCTGGGGTATTTCTTTTTCCATTAA
- a CDS encoding M15 family metallopeptidase — MIRQGLLDIQKVEPSILVDLKYSTTDNFLGKDIYGDLNRAYLQPAAAKKLAKASSYLKKVKPTYRLLVYDAARSKAAQVNLWNSLKLPEGIRQKYVAPPRLGSIHSYGCAVDLTIAALDGKSGQYKPLDMGTKFDYFGDLAYPEKEEALLKAGKLTKKQVENRRLLRSVMAQAGFSSIKTEWWHFNALSRSQAKATYKIVE; from the coding sequence ATGATTCGGCAAGGATTGCTTGATATTCAGAAAGTTGAACCGAGTATTTTGGTTGACTTGAAGTATTCGACAACGGATAATTTTTTGGGCAAAGATATTTACGGAGATTTAAACCGAGCTTACCTGCAACCCGCAGCCGCTAAAAAATTAGCCAAGGCCAGTAGCTACCTGAAAAAAGTAAAGCCTACGTACCGCTTGCTGGTCTACGACGCGGCCCGGTCAAAGGCGGCTCAGGTCAATTTATGGAACTCCTTGAAACTGCCCGAAGGTATCCGGCAGAAATACGTGGCACCGCCGCGTCTTGGCTCCATTCACAGTTACGGTTGCGCCGTCGATCTGACCATTGCCGCGCTGGACGGCAAAAGTGGACAGTACAAACCGCTGGATATGGGCACCAAGTTTGATTATTTCGGTGATCTGGCTTACCCCGAAAAAGAAGAGGCTTTACTAAAAGCCGGGAAACTGACTAAAAAGCAGGTCGAGAACCGGCGCTTGTTGCGCTCTGTCATGGCTCAGGCGGGTTTTTCGTCCATCAAAACGGAGTGGTGGCACTTCAACGCGCTGTCGAGAAGCCAGGCGAAGGCCACCTACAAAATTGTTGAATAG
- the moeB gene encoding molybdopterin-synthase adenylyltransferase MoeB, with protein MLLPAETARYQKHINLPEIGVEGQLKLKRARVLVVGAGGLGCPVLMYLAAAGVGTIGIIDSDTVDISNLQRQVLYTTEQVGQPKAVMAANHLRKLNPEIQLKSYAYALDRSNALTLTAEYDIIVDCTDNFTVRYLVNDVCVMQEKPFVYGAIHRFEGQVAVLNAPLADSEHTTEVRRGPTYRCLFPEFPNQMEIPNCAETGVLGVLPGVIGTYQASEVIKLITGIGQALTEELLMVDLLAMSFQKIRVRRRLDAEAAAQQGWADGARTNPITPARRNMTVTELADRLANGEDIFLLDVRERPEYNICHLENAVLIPVNIINNNIKRIPTDKPVVVYCHHGIRSQYIVDYLQKEYGRSNLMSLEGGIHAWARDVEPEMEVY; from the coding sequence ATGTTACTGCCTGCTGAAACCGCCCGTTACCAAAAGCATATCAACCTCCCGGAAATCGGTGTGGAAGGACAACTTAAATTGAAACGAGCGCGTGTCTTAGTAGTTGGAGCCGGAGGCCTAGGCTGCCCCGTGTTGATGTATCTGGCCGCGGCGGGCGTTGGCACCATTGGCATCATCGACTCCGATACGGTTGATATCAGCAATTTACAGCGACAGGTTTTGTACACGACCGAGCAGGTGGGCCAGCCTAAAGCGGTAATGGCCGCCAATCATTTGCGGAAACTAAATCCGGAAATTCAGTTAAAATCGTACGCCTACGCCCTCGACCGCTCTAACGCCCTGACGCTTACCGCCGAATACGACATTATTGTCGATTGTACCGATAATTTCACGGTTCGTTATCTGGTAAATGACGTGTGCGTGATGCAGGAAAAACCATTTGTTTATGGCGCTATCCACCGTTTTGAGGGGCAGGTGGCTGTGTTAAATGCTCCTTTGGCAGACAGTGAGCATACAACAGAAGTTCGGCGAGGCCCCACCTACCGCTGCCTTTTCCCTGAATTTCCGAACCAGATGGAAATTCCAAATTGCGCCGAAACGGGCGTTTTGGGCGTTCTTCCAGGCGTGATTGGTACCTACCAGGCTAGTGAAGTCATCAAACTGATTACCGGTATCGGGCAGGCGCTGACCGAAGAACTGCTGATGGTTGATTTGCTGGCGATGAGTTTTCAGAAAATTCGGGTTCGGCGGCGACTCGATGCCGAAGCAGCAGCTCAGCAAGGCTGGGCCGATGGTGCCCGCACAAACCCCATTACCCCCGCCCGCCGGAACATGACCGTCACGGAACTGGCCGACCGACTGGCTAATGGCGAAGACATCTTTCTGCTCGACGTGCGCGAACGCCCCGAGTACAACATCTGTCACCTCGAAAATGCCGTTTTGATTCCGGTGAATATCATCAACAACAACATCAAACGCATTCCTACGGACAAACCGGTTGTGGTTTATTGCCACCACGGCATTCGCAGCCAATACATCGTTGATTACCTACAAAAAGAGTACGGGCGCTCCAACCTAATGAGTCTGGAAGGCGGGATTCACGCCTGGGCACGGGATGTTGAGCCGGAAATGGAAGTTTATTAA